In the Methyloterricola oryzae genome, one interval contains:
- a CDS encoding sensor histidine kinase: MSLRFRLNLMISLSVLAIFGIGTLFMVHDARRSVRAEVQSSAKMALQLIDAGLVQVQSGEPSLPQWLKQLALLEKTRHLKIQVRQLPEKIIRMEGQAPPTTAEQTPSWFAWAVMPDRLVGERRLQGPDGTELSVLIEANPEDEIREAWNEARSFLFMMAVLVITIYALVHVTLGRAFKSVSIVLQGLEDIEQGNYGKPMPRFSLPEFDRISGAFNHTFASLSKARSENRALTQRSLAIQEEERRHIAQELHDELGQSLSAVKVMAASLRDSSAGPQNNEAVDAIMGICDHLFDVVKGMMRSLRPMMLEDLGLLASLEDMLKNWRCRNPGIRVECDFDERVEELAGSAKIHLFRIVQECLTNVVKHAEARSVRIRMGLEPAGSEPHCVLLSIEDDGRGFDPAQPSTGFGLLGMRERVASLDGDFRIETGPGQGVRVGVTVPCGGIHHG; the protein is encoded by the coding sequence TTGAGCCTGCGTTTCCGCCTAAACCTCATGATCAGCCTCTCGGTGCTGGCAATTTTCGGCATCGGGACCTTGTTCATGGTCCACGACGCTCGCCGTTCCGTCCGCGCGGAAGTCCAGTCCTCGGCCAAGATGGCCCTGCAGTTGATCGACGCCGGACTGGTGCAGGTGCAAAGCGGCGAGCCTTCCCTGCCGCAATGGCTGAAACAGCTGGCGCTGCTGGAAAAGACCCGCCACTTGAAGATTCAGGTGCGGCAGCTTCCGGAGAAGATCATCCGGATGGAGGGCCAGGCGCCGCCCACCACCGCCGAGCAGACGCCTTCCTGGTTCGCCTGGGCCGTGATGCCGGACCGCCTGGTGGGGGAACGCCGCCTGCAAGGACCGGACGGTACCGAGCTGAGCGTGCTGATCGAGGCCAACCCGGAGGACGAGATCCGCGAGGCCTGGAACGAGGCGCGCAGCTTTTTGTTCATGATGGCCGTCCTGGTCATCACCATCTACGCGCTGGTGCATGTGACCCTGGGCCGGGCCTTCAAGTCCGTATCCATCGTCCTGCAAGGCCTGGAAGATATCGAGCAGGGCAACTACGGCAAGCCCATGCCGCGCTTCTCCTTGCCCGAGTTCGATCGTATTTCCGGCGCGTTCAATCACACCTTCGCCTCCCTGTCCAAAGCCCGCAGCGAGAACCGCGCCCTGACCCAGAGATCCCTGGCGATCCAGGAAGAAGAGCGGCGCCACATCGCGCAGGAACTGCATGACGAACTCGGTCAATCGCTGAGCGCGGTCAAGGTCATGGCCGCATCGCTTAGGGATTCATCCGCCGGCCCGCAAAACAACGAGGCAGTGGATGCCATCATGGGCATCTGCGACCATCTGTTCGACGTGGTGAAGGGCATGATGCGCAGCCTCCGCCCCATGATGCTGGAGGACCTGGGATTGCTGGCGTCCCTGGAGGACATGCTGAAGAATTGGCGCTGCCGCAACCCTGGAATACGCGTGGAGTGCGACTTCGATGAGCGGGTGGAGGAACTCGCAGGTTCAGCGAAGATCCATCTGTTCCGCATCGTGCAGGAATGTCTGACCAATGTCGTGAAGCATGCCGAAGCCCGCTCCGTGCGGATTCGCATGGGCCTCGAGCCGGCAGGTTCGGAGCCGCACTGTGTCCTGTTGTCGATCGAGGACGATGGACGCGGATTCGATCCGGCTCAGCCCAGCACCGGCTTTGGACTGCTTGGCATGCGCGAGCGAGTCGCCAGCCTGGATGGGGATTTCAGGATCGAGACCGGACCCGGACAAGGCGTTCGCGTCGGCGTCACGGTCCCATGCGGAGGGATTCATCATGGCTGA
- a CDS encoding response regulator yields the protein MAEKISVMLVDDHAVVRTGYRLLLARSGNIEVTCEAERGEEACQLYAEKSPDVTVMDLSLPGIGGLATIRRICSRDPLAKILTFTMHDEPVYVVRALEAGANGFITKSCAPEMLVEAVERIARGEKYIEPHIAQRLALQTIACEDVAALNNLSAREFDVFCLLAQGYTTREVADELSLGYKTVANYSTIIKSKLNVNTSADMARIAYQYGIFKT from the coding sequence ATGGCTGAGAAAATTTCCGTCATGCTGGTGGACGACCATGCGGTGGTACGCACCGGCTATCGCCTGCTGCTGGCGCGTTCGGGAAACATCGAGGTCACCTGCGAGGCGGAACGGGGCGAGGAAGCGTGTCAGTTGTATGCGGAGAAGTCGCCGGACGTCACGGTGATGGACCTGAGCCTGCCCGGCATCGGCGGTCTGGCGACCATCCGGCGTATCTGCAGCCGCGATCCACTAGCGAAGATACTCACCTTCACCATGCATGACGAACCGGTGTATGTGGTAAGGGCCTTGGAAGCCGGCGCCAACGGCTTCATCACCAAGAGTTGCGCGCCGGAAATGCTGGTGGAAGCGGTGGAACGGATAGCCCGCGGCGAGAAGTACATCGAACCGCACATCGCCCAGCGCCTGGCCTTGCAGACCATCGCCTGCGAGGACGTGGCGGCGCTCAACAATCTATCGGCCCGGGAGTTCGACGTGTTCTGCCTGCTGGCGCAGGGCTACACCACCCGGGAGGTGGCCGATGAACTGAGCCTTGGCTACAAGACCGTAGCCAACTACAGCACCATCATCAAGAGCAAGCTCAACGTCAACACCTCGGCGGACATGGCGCGCATCGCTTACCAGTACGGTATCTTCAAAACCTGA
- a CDS encoding methyl-accepting chemotaxis protein gives MKIKQQIQAGFLAVLLIMLGSIGFGSFQMSQIENRLEDIVDDDFTKLQAINALREAIREEGMAIRNLMLMTDPEIQSEMKARVPKQRDEYAKNERFLRETVVSAEGKSFLHKLDGFKVEALALNDQTLELLQRGKLAEASAFFYEKGRLPNRNWLLTLDAFRNQQMELTNQVYGEAKGAFRMAIGVMVVISVVALLAAFWVSKRLACRIYDQLGCEPSEAAEFAERLAAGDLSARLDTQGKPARSLVMAQQKIVESIAALVAAADSLVQAAVAGRLDTRAELGSLQGEYRKIVEGVNRTMDYVVGYLDNMPLPAMVISKEREVLYMNKRGAELGASSKSRLLGQKCFDHFNTGDCHSGGCACLKAMASNNQVSSETVARPGNLELDIKYIGMPVRNLRGEITGAFEVVMDETDIKKAQRLAKKIADFQSVEAERAGAALRKLAVGDLDIQVAVASSDKDTEEAAAGCRMIADSIEKVVASVGSLIEDSTMLSNATLQGNLQARAEEARHQGDYRRIVQGMNDTLSAVAAPIVEVVRVLGALARGDLTERITADYKGTFAALRDDANVTVENLSRSVESIREATDAINTASREIAMGNADLSQRTEEQASSLEETASSMEELASTVKQNADNARQANQMAVAASDVAVRGGDVVQQVVGTMNAINESSRKIVDIISVIDGIAFQTNILALNAAVEAARAGEQGRGFAVVAGEVRNLAQRSAAAAKEIKTLIGDSVEKVEDGAKLVSQAGRTMDEIVSAVKRVTDIMSEIAAASVEQSSGIEQVNQAVTQMDETTQQNAALVEEAAAAAESLEEQAGNLAHTVAQFRLDQQAVAPGARPKPARQLPNPPKAPAKAKGPSAKRALLVNGPEADDWTEF, from the coding sequence ATGAAAATCAAACAACAGATTCAGGCCGGTTTCCTGGCAGTGCTTTTGATCATGCTGGGAAGCATCGGATTTGGCTCGTTCCAAATGAGCCAGATTGAAAACCGGCTTGAGGATATCGTCGACGACGATTTCACCAAGCTTCAAGCGATCAATGCATTACGCGAGGCCATACGCGAGGAAGGCATGGCCATCCGCAACCTGATGCTGATGACCGATCCGGAAATTCAGTCCGAAATGAAAGCCCGGGTTCCCAAGCAGCGGGACGAATATGCGAAGAACGAGCGATTCCTGCGGGAGACCGTGGTCAGTGCGGAGGGCAAGTCGTTTCTGCACAAGCTAGACGGCTTTAAGGTAGAAGCCCTGGCCTTGAATGACCAGACCCTGGAGTTGCTGCAGCGGGGCAAGCTGGCGGAAGCCAGCGCCTTCTTCTACGAGAAGGGTCGATTGCCGAACCGGAACTGGTTGCTGACCCTCGATGCATTCCGCAATCAGCAGATGGAATTGACCAATCAGGTTTACGGCGAGGCAAAAGGCGCCTTCCGCATGGCCATCGGCGTCATGGTGGTAATCAGTGTGGTTGCGCTCCTTGCTGCATTTTGGGTCAGCAAGCGACTGGCTTGCCGGATCTATGACCAACTGGGCTGCGAGCCGTCGGAAGCGGCGGAGTTCGCCGAGCGTCTGGCTGCGGGCGACTTGAGCGCACGCCTTGACACCCAGGGCAAGCCAGCGCGGAGTCTCGTGATGGCGCAGCAGAAAATCGTGGAATCCATCGCAGCCCTGGTGGCTGCCGCCGACAGCCTGGTACAGGCGGCAGTGGCCGGGCGCTTGGATACCCGCGCGGAGCTCGGCAGCTTGCAGGGTGAGTACCGAAAGATCGTGGAAGGTGTGAATCGGACCATGGACTATGTGGTCGGGTATCTGGATAACATGCCCCTGCCCGCCATGGTCATCAGCAAGGAACGTGAAGTGCTGTACATGAACAAACGGGGGGCTGAACTGGGCGCTTCCAGCAAGTCCCGACTGTTGGGACAAAAGTGCTTCGATCACTTCAATACCGGTGATTGTCATAGCGGGGGATGCGCCTGCCTCAAGGCCATGGCGAGCAACAACCAGGTCAGTTCGGAGACCGTGGCCAGGCCTGGCAACCTGGAGCTGGACATCAAATATATCGGGATGCCGGTCCGCAACCTTCGTGGCGAGATTACCGGCGCCTTCGAAGTGGTCATGGACGAGACGGACATCAAGAAAGCGCAGCGGCTGGCCAAGAAAATTGCCGATTTTCAGTCGGTTGAAGCCGAGAGGGCCGGTGCGGCGCTGCGCAAGCTGGCTGTGGGCGATCTCGACATCCAGGTGGCGGTTGCTTCCAGCGACAAAGACACCGAGGAAGCGGCCGCGGGCTGCAGGATGATTGCCGACTCCATAGAAAAAGTCGTCGCCAGCGTCGGCAGCCTTATCGAGGACTCCACCATGCTCTCGAATGCCACGCTGCAGGGCAATCTGCAGGCGAGGGCCGAGGAAGCGCGCCATCAGGGCGACTATCGTAGGATCGTGCAGGGAATGAACGATACATTGAGCGCGGTGGCCGCACCGATTGTCGAAGTGGTGCGGGTGCTCGGGGCCCTGGCTCGAGGCGACCTCACCGAAAGGATCACGGCGGACTACAAGGGCACCTTTGCGGCTTTACGCGATGATGCCAATGTCACCGTTGAGAACCTTTCAAGGAGCGTGGAGTCGATCCGCGAAGCCACGGATGCCATCAATACGGCCTCGCGGGAAATTGCCATGGGCAATGCCGATCTTTCGCAGCGCACGGAGGAGCAGGCCTCAAGCCTGGAAGAAACCGCCTCCAGCATGGAGGAGTTGGCGTCCACGGTAAAACAGAACGCCGACAACGCTCGCCAGGCCAACCAAATGGCGGTGGCGGCCTCCGATGTGGCGGTGCGCGGCGGCGACGTGGTGCAGCAGGTGGTGGGCACCATGAATGCCATCAACGAAAGCTCGCGCAAGATCGTGGACATCATCAGCGTCATCGACGGCATTGCCTTCCAGACCAACATCCTGGCGCTCAACGCTGCGGTGGAAGCGGCACGCGCCGGCGAGCAAGGCCGCGGCTTCGCGGTGGTGGCGGGCGAGGTGCGCAACCTGGCGCAACGTTCGGCGGCGGCGGCCAAGGAGATCAAGACGCTGATTGGCGATTCGGTGGAAAAGGTGGAAGACGGGGCCAAGCTGGTCTCGCAGGCCGGCCGCACCATGGACGAGATCGTCTCGGCGGTGAAACGGGTGACCGACATCATGTCCGAAATCGCCGCCGCCTCGGTGGAGCAGAGCAGCGGTATCGAGCAGGTCAATCAGGCCGTAACCCAGATGGATGAAACCACCCAGCAGAACGCCGCGCTGGTTGAGGAGGCGGCTGCCGCCGCCGAATCCCTGGAAGAGCAGGCCGGCAATCTGGCGCATACGGTGGCGCAGTTCCGCCTGGATCAGCAAGCCGTCGCACCAGGCGCAAGGCCCAAGCCGGCTCGCCAGCTCCCCAATCCTCCAAAGGCGCCCGCCAAGGCCAAGGGGCCGTCTGCCAAGCGCGCCTTGCTCGTGAACGGACCGGAGGCCGATGACTGGACCGAGTTCTAG
- a CDS encoding porin: MKQVTAHGRLLAQPLAFGIAMAVFGGLAHAKNLTEASGLLETVGDPNESQFMKDVGLKIGGWINAGISTNFNSSPGNYNGPVTFGDRTAEPQVNQIYLYVQRAVNTEGDSWDIGGRFDFMYGTDAVFTQAYGSPSGHWDLNLTNERFYNIALPQAYAEIFAPIGNGITMKIGHFYTIIGNEVVTAPDNFFYSHAYTMQYGEPFTHTGVLLSYPVTPNITVMGGGTTASDFAGWDGAWDKGLGNWAFLGGVTWTSDDKGSSVAATATSGSISEHDNNNWSLYSLVGKHDIIEGLHYTIQHDHGWAGKIGTDGGDAEWYGVNQYLTYDIQEDLGVGIRAEWFRDDDGVRVFSPARQLGALPAASYYAITAGVNWKPLKWLTVRPNVRYDWSDKAEAFNNGGANVGYAGNRQDQVLVSTDVVLMF, from the coding sequence ATGAAACAAGTAACAGCGCATGGCCGATTGCTGGCTCAGCCCCTTGCATTCGGAATCGCAATGGCCGTGTTTGGCGGACTGGCCCATGCAAAGAACCTGACTGAGGCCAGTGGCTTGCTGGAGACGGTAGGCGATCCAAACGAGAGTCAGTTCATGAAAGATGTGGGTTTGAAGATCGGCGGCTGGATCAACGCCGGTATCAGCACCAACTTCAATTCTTCGCCGGGCAACTACAACGGCCCCGTGACCTTCGGCGACCGCACCGCGGAACCGCAGGTCAACCAGATTTATCTATATGTGCAGCGCGCGGTCAATACGGAAGGCGACAGCTGGGATATCGGAGGCCGCTTCGATTTCATGTATGGTACCGACGCGGTGTTCACCCAGGCCTACGGTTCGCCGAGTGGCCATTGGGACTTGAACCTGACCAATGAGCGCTTCTACAACATCGCCTTGCCGCAGGCCTATGCGGAGATCTTCGCGCCCATCGGCAACGGCATCACCATGAAGATCGGTCACTTCTACACCATCATCGGTAACGAAGTGGTGACCGCTCCGGATAACTTCTTCTACTCCCATGCCTACACCATGCAGTACGGCGAGCCATTCACCCATACCGGTGTGTTGTTGAGCTACCCCGTAACGCCGAACATCACCGTCATGGGCGGTGGCACGACCGCCAGCGATTTTGCCGGTTGGGACGGTGCCTGGGACAAGGGCCTTGGCAACTGGGCATTCCTCGGCGGCGTAACCTGGACCAGCGACGACAAGGGTTCGTCCGTAGCGGCGACCGCCACCAGCGGCTCGATTTCCGAGCATGACAACAACAACTGGAGCCTCTACAGCCTGGTCGGCAAGCATGACATCATCGAAGGCTTGCACTACACCATTCAGCACGACCATGGTTGGGCGGGAAAGATCGGAACGGACGGCGGCGACGCGGAATGGTACGGCGTGAACCAGTACCTGACCTATGACATTCAGGAAGACCTGGGCGTCGGTATCCGTGCCGAGTGGTTCCGCGATGACGACGGCGTCCGCGTGTTCTCTCCGGCGCGCCAACTGGGTGCCTTGCCTGCGGCCAGCTACTATGCGATCACCGCCGGCGTGAACTGGAAGCCGCTGAAATGGCTGACCGTGCGTCCCAATGTGCGCTATGACTGGTCCGACAAGGCCGAGGCCTTCAACAACGGCGGCGCCAACGTGGGCTATGCCGGCAACCGTCAGGATCAGGTGCTGGTATCCACCGACGTGGTGCTCATGTTCTGA
- a CDS encoding nucleotidyltransferase family protein: protein MRRPVIGLIPAGGVGSRIAPLPMSKELYPLGLTAPDAGGAVRPKVVSEFLLERMRLAGVERAFFILRPGKWDIPAYFGDGSAVSMKLGYLVLGVPYGVPFTLDQAYPFVQDAAVVLGFPDILFTPEDAYCRILSRLDQGRADVVLGLFPTDQPHKAGMVDVDDQGRVKQVIEKPTASTLRHMWAIAAWTPCFSAFLHEHVQDLLRQPDLPAAPELPIGDVIQAAIERGMAVEAELFEAGSYLDIGTPGDLMLAAHRFSSTSGNAQ from the coding sequence ATGCGACGACCTGTGATCGGGCTGATTCCAGCTGGGGGCGTGGGATCGCGCATTGCGCCGCTGCCCATGAGCAAGGAACTGTATCCCCTGGGTCTAACGGCACCGGATGCGGGGGGCGCGGTGCGTCCCAAAGTGGTGAGCGAGTTCCTGCTGGAGAGGATGCGTCTGGCCGGCGTCGAGCGGGCCTTTTTCATCCTGCGTCCCGGCAAATGGGACATTCCCGCCTATTTCGGCGATGGCTCCGCCGTGTCCATGAAACTGGGCTACCTGGTTCTCGGGGTACCCTACGGCGTTCCCTTTACCCTCGATCAGGCCTATCCCTTCGTGCAGGACGCGGCAGTCGTGCTTGGGTTCCCCGATATCCTTTTCACTCCAGAGGATGCCTATTGCCGCATTCTTTCACGGCTTGACCAGGGCCGCGCCGATGTGGTCCTGGGGCTGTTCCCGACGGATCAGCCACACAAGGCCGGTATGGTCGACGTGGATGATCAGGGGCGCGTGAAACAGGTGATCGAGAAACCCACGGCCTCGACTCTGCGCCACATGTGGGCGATCGCCGCGTGGACCCCTTGCTTCTCCGCGTTTCTGCACGAGCATGTGCAGGATCTGCTCCGCCAGCCCGATCTGCCGGCGGCCCCGGAACTGCCCATCGGCGACGTGATTCAGGCCGCCATCGAGCGCGGCATGGCGGTCGAGGCTGAATTATTTGAAGCCGGCAGTTATCTGGATATCGGAACGCCTGGCGACTTGATGCTGGCGGCGCATCGTTTCTCCTCCACCTCTGGAAACGCGCAATAA
- the moaC gene encoding cyclic pyranopterin monophosphate synthase MoaC: protein MNKLTHFNESGAAHMVDVGDKPATQRVAVAEGYISMRPETLSLIMGGSHSKGDVLGIARIAAIMASKRTADLIPLCHPIAISYVGVDLEPEPNCSRVRCEATVKTAGATGVEMEALTAVQVGLLTIYDMCKAVDRGMSIESVRLLEKSGGKSGAWVRNDVET from the coding sequence ATGAACAAACTGACCCATTTCAACGAGTCCGGCGCCGCCCACATGGTGGATGTGGGGGACAAGCCCGCGACCCAGCGGGTCGCCGTGGCGGAAGGCTATATCAGCATGCGGCCGGAAACCTTGTCCCTGATCATGGGAGGGAGCCATAGCAAAGGCGATGTGCTCGGCATTGCGCGCATCGCCGCGATCATGGCCAGCAAGCGCACCGCCGATCTGATTCCACTCTGTCACCCAATCGCCATCAGCTACGTGGGTGTGGATCTGGAACCGGAGCCGAACTGCAGCCGGGTACGCTGCGAGGCGACGGTGAAGACTGCCGGTGCGACCGGCGTGGAAATGGAGGCCCTGACAGCCGTGCAGGTGGGCCTGTTGACCATCTATGACATGTGCAAGGCGGTGGACCGTGGTATGAGCATCGAATCGGTCCGCCTTCTGGAAAAATCCGGCGGTAAATCGGGGGCCTGGGTGCGCAATGACGTGGAGACGTGA
- a CDS encoding flavin reductase family protein has product MSKATHLLFQNITHGVYVVGAACAGRRNAFTAAWVMQTSFDPPMLALSISPAHSSYGLIQENGAFTVNVLAQGQLELARHFGQSSRVDKLAGIPWRASPCGAPILEDAPAWFECRLAGECEAGDHRIILGRVTDGGIVDPDAQPMNYRETGDMDGSRALYPQSLTP; this is encoded by the coding sequence ATGAGCAAAGCCACGCACCTGCTGTTCCAAAACATCACCCACGGCGTTTACGTGGTGGGCGCCGCTTGCGCCGGGCGCCGCAACGCCTTCACAGCAGCCTGGGTGATGCAAACGTCCTTCGACCCGCCCATGCTGGCATTGAGCATCAGCCCCGCACACTCCTCCTATGGACTGATCCAGGAAAACGGGGCCTTCACCGTCAACGTGCTCGCCCAAGGGCAACTCGAATTGGCGCGGCATTTCGGGCAGTCTTCCCGCGTGGACAAGCTGGCGGGCATCCCCTGGCGCGCCAGCCCCTGCGGCGCCCCCATCCTCGAAGACGCCCCGGCCTGGTTCGAATGCCGTCTGGCGGGTGAATGCGAGGCGGGCGACCACAGGATCATCCTGGGGCGGGTCACGGATGGCGGCATCGTCGACCCGGACGCACAACCCATGAATTACCGGGAAACCGGTGACATGGACGGCAGCCGCGCCCTCTATCCGCAATCCCTGACACCCTGA
- the lgt gene encoding prolipoprotein diacylglyceryl transferase, with protein sequence MIWDFSPVAFELSLAGRHWPIYWYGLFFASTFVYGLIIFRYIFRQEGRPLDQVYDLVLYVIGGTVIGARLGHVLFYDPGHYLHQPWKILYVWEGGLASHGAVVGILTGIWLYSRRFPRQPFLWVCDRIGMAVPLSGCLIRIGNFFNSEILGRPAEVPWAVVFARVDAVPRHPVQLYEALSYLVIFLLQFRYYLAHKENTPPGYLFGRFFVLVFGARFCLEFFKEGQSAFESGWLLSMGQWLSLPAIAVGALLIFRSRRLSPQGA encoded by the coding sequence ATGATCTGGGATTTTTCACCAGTCGCCTTCGAACTTTCGCTGGCGGGCCGGCATTGGCCGATTTACTGGTATGGCCTGTTCTTCGCGTCCACCTTCGTCTATGGCCTTATCATATTCCGCTATATCTTCCGGCAGGAAGGGCGGCCGCTCGATCAGGTCTACGATCTGGTCCTCTACGTGATCGGCGGAACAGTAATCGGGGCGCGGCTCGGGCATGTCCTGTTCTATGACCCAGGGCACTATCTCCACCAGCCTTGGAAGATTCTTTACGTCTGGGAAGGCGGTCTCGCTAGCCATGGCGCGGTGGTCGGCATATTGACCGGCATATGGCTGTATTCGAGGCGTTTTCCGCGCCAGCCCTTTCTATGGGTCTGCGACCGCATCGGGATGGCGGTCCCCTTGTCGGGTTGCCTGATCCGCATCGGTAACTTCTTCAATTCCGAGATACTGGGTCGACCTGCCGAGGTTCCCTGGGCCGTGGTGTTCGCGCGGGTCGATGCCGTGCCGCGCCATCCGGTGCAGCTTTACGAGGCGCTCAGCTATCTCGTGATTTTCCTGCTGCAGTTTCGCTACTATCTGGCGCACAAGGAAAACACGCCTCCAGGCTACCTGTTCGGCCGCTTTTTCGTGCTGGTGTTCGGCGCAAGGTTCTGCCTGGAATTCTTCAAGGAAGGCCAGTCTGCCTTCGAAAGCGGGTGGCTGCTTAGCATGGGTCAGTGGCTGAGCCTGCCCGCCATCGCGGTGGGTGCGCTGCTCATCTTCCGCTCACGGCGCTTGAGTCCACAGGGGGCTTGA
- the prlC gene encoding oligopeptidase A, with amino-acid sequence MSNPLLETPELPAFSKIQPQHVVPAIDQILAESRSAIEALLAPGKVYTWENLVQPLEDLDDRLNKAWSPVGHMNSVVNTDELREAYNACLPKLSEYHTELGQNEALFEAYRGLSESREFASLDPAQQKIIEDALRDFKLSGVALPPAQKARYKEIAQELSRLTSQFQDNLLDATNGWSRHIEDPALLAGIPESAVAIARQTAEQAGKSGWVFNLEFPSYFAVMTYADDRELRREFYTAYSTRASDQGPNAGRWDNTQIMEQILALRHEEAQLLGFANFAELSLATKMARSADEVTHFLTDLSERSLPFARKDLDDLRAFAREQHGLEDLQSWDVGYYSEKLRQHAFAISEEEIKPYFPATQVVPGMFKVVETLYGLQIREVEGVDVWHPDVRFYEIRDRLDEVRGRFYLDLYARPKKRGGAWMDECVTRRKRGGQVQVPVAFLTCNFTPPAGSDPALLRHDEVLTLFHEFGHGLHHMLTRIDYLGVSGIHGVEWDAVELPSQFMENFCWEREALALISGHYQTGESLPEELYRKMIAARNFQSGMQMVRQLEFSLFDFRLHREYDPALGGRVYAILDEVRKQTAVMIPPPFNRFPHSFSHIFAGGYAAGYYSYKWAEVLSSDAFSLFEERGIFDQETGHAFMEKVLERGGSRKAMDLFVDFRGREPEIDALLRHNGIAA; translated from the coding sequence ATGAGCAATCCGTTATTGGAGACCCCGGAACTTCCCGCTTTTTCCAAGATTCAGCCGCAGCACGTGGTGCCGGCCATCGATCAGATCCTCGCGGAAAGCCGCTCGGCGATCGAAGCCCTGCTTGCGCCAGGCAAAGTCTACACCTGGGAAAACCTGGTGCAGCCACTGGAGGACCTGGATGATCGCCTGAACAAGGCCTGGTCGCCGGTAGGACATATGAATTCCGTGGTGAACACCGATGAGCTGCGTGAAGCCTATAACGCCTGCCTGCCCAAGCTCAGCGAGTACCACACCGAATTGGGCCAGAACGAGGCCTTGTTCGAAGCCTACCGGGGTCTGAGCGAGAGCCGTGAGTTCGCGTCGCTGGATCCGGCGCAGCAGAAGATCATCGAGGACGCCTTGCGCGACTTCAAGCTGTCCGGCGTCGCCTTGCCACCCGCGCAGAAGGCGCGCTACAAGGAAATCGCCCAGGAACTGTCGCGACTCACCAGTCAGTTCCAGGACAACCTGCTCGATGCCACCAATGGCTGGAGCCGCCACATCGAGGATCCGGCCCTGCTGGCGGGAATTCCCGAGTCGGCGGTGGCCATCGCCCGGCAGACCGCCGAGCAGGCTGGCAAGAGCGGCTGGGTGTTCAACCTGGAGTTCCCGTCCTATTTTGCCGTGATGACCTATGCCGACGACCGCGAACTGCGCCGTGAGTTCTACACGGCCTACAGCACGCGCGCATCGGATCAGGGCCCCAATGCCGGGCGCTGGGATAACACCCAGATCATGGAGCAGATCCTCGCCTTGCGCCACGAGGAAGCGCAGTTGCTGGGGTTTGCCAATTTCGCCGAACTCTCCCTGGCAACCAAGATGGCGCGCTCGGCGGATGAGGTGACGCATTTCCTCACCGACCTTTCGGAGCGTTCTCTGCCATTCGCCCGCAAGGACCTGGACGATCTCAGGGCCTTCGCGCGCGAGCAGCATGGTCTGGAGGACCTGCAATCCTGGGATGTGGGCTATTACTCGGAGAAGCTGCGCCAGCATGCCTTCGCCATCTCGGAAGAGGAAATCAAGCCTTACTTTCCGGCGACCCAAGTGGTGCCGGGCATGTTCAAGGTGGTGGAGACCCTTTACGGCCTTCAGATCCGAGAGGTGGAAGGCGTGGACGTGTGGCATCCGGATGTGCGCTTCTACGAGATTCGCGACCGCCTGGACGAGGTACGCGGCCGGTTTTACCTGGACTTGTACGCCCGGCCCAAGAAGCGGGGCGGGGCCTGGATGGACGAATGCGTCACCCGCCGCAAGCGGGGCGGGCAGGTGCAGGTGCCGGTGGCCTTTCTGACTTGCAACTTTACCCCGCCGGCAGGCTCCGACCCGGCGCTGCTGAGACACGACGAGGTGCTGACCCTGTTCCACGAGTTCGGTCACGGCCTGCACCACATGCTGACCCGCATCGATTACCTGGGCGTCTCCGGGATTCACGGGGTTGAGTGGGATGCAGTGGAACTGCCCAGCCAGTTCATGGAGAACTTCTGCTGGGAGCGGGAGGCCCTGGCCTTGATTTCCGGCCACTACCAGACCGGTGAATCTCTGCCGGAGGAGCTTTATCGCAAGATGATCGCCGCCCGCAATTTCCAGTCCGGCATGCAGATGGTGCGGCAACTGGAATTCAGCCTGTTCGATTTCCGGCTGCACCGCGAATACGATCCGGCGCTGGGAGGGCGCGTCTACGCGATTCTCGACGAAGTGCGCAAGCAGACGGCGGTGATGATTCCGCCGCCGTTCAACCGCTTCCCGCACAGCTTTTCGCACATCTTCGCCGGCGGCTATGCCGCGGGCTATTACAGCTACAAGTGGGCGGAGGTACTGTCCAGCGACGCCTTCTCGCTGTTTGAGGAGAGGGGCATCTTCGATCAGGAAACCGGCCATGCGTTCATGGAGAAGGTGCTGGAGCGCGGTGGCAGTCGCAAGGCCATGGACTTGTTCGTGGACTTCCGCGGCCGGGAGCCCGAGATCGACGCCTTGCTGCGGCACAACGGCATTGCCGCCTGA